A genomic window from Dechloromonas sp. A34 includes:
- the scpB gene encoding SMC-Scp complex subunit ScpB, which translates to MTPLELRKMFDEDLSVDIVRKLLDELREEWAERPVELIQLASGWRFRTRAEFLPYLERLNPEKPPRYSRAMLETLAIIAYRQPVTRGDIEEIRGVAVNANVIKTLEERGWIDVVGHRDTPGRPALFATTKQFLDDLGLRAVSELPPLEQISQTLELN; encoded by the coding sequence ATGACGCCGCTCGAACTGCGCAAGATGTTCGATGAGGATCTGTCGGTCGACATCGTGCGCAAGCTACTCGACGAGTTGCGTGAAGAGTGGGCCGAGCGGCCGGTCGAACTGATCCAGCTCGCCTCTGGCTGGCGCTTCAGGACACGGGCCGAGTTTTTGCCTTACCTCGAACGATTGAACCCGGAAAAGCCGCCCCGCTACTCGCGGGCCATGCTGGAAACCTTGGCCATCATCGCCTATCGCCAGCCGGTGACGCGCGGCGATATCGAAGAAATCCGCGGCGTAGCGGTCAACGCCAATGTGATTAAAACGCTTGAAGAGCGAGGCTGGATCGACGTCGTCGGCCATCGCGATACGCCGGGCCGACCGGCCCTGTTTGCCACGACGAAACAATTTCTCGATGATCTGGGTTTGCGCGCTGTCAGCGAACTGCCGCCGCTTGAACAAATCAGCCAGACACTGGAGCTGAACTAA